A stretch of the Sorangium aterium genome encodes the following:
- a CDS encoding SGNH/GDSL hydrolase family protein — protein MKRQAYSTLPKLASVCCIAWSALAGCGDDDSNGTTGTTGSGGSSSTSSSAASTGGGGTDEGGGGGGGGGADPGTTSSSAGGAGGGDPSSDTIRFIGRFDTTNAEGPRFSWAGSAIVTRFSGTSLGVRFNDESTAAQSNFFQVVIDGEAKGVLKVNSEEELYTVADGLPDGEHDLVLHRRTEPLVGVSQFLEFVPEQGEALLPVPAAPARRIEVIGDSISAGYGVDGANETCPFTSDTENNYLAYSALTGRLVGADTTIVAWSGRGVYRNYDGEVAPTMPEIYGRTIADEEQPAWNFSSWVPQVVVINLGTNDFSINVPGDAQFRGPFTEAYAGLVETVRTNYPDAFIFCTIGPMLSDSYPEGAEALTRARAYIGQVVEDRNDDGDDKVRVLEFPAQDGAANGLGCDYHPSVKTNALMAQQLAEAIREELDW, from the coding sequence ATGAAACGACAAGCTTACTCCACCCTCCCGAAGCTCGCTTCCGTCTGCTGCATCGCCTGGTCGGCGCTGGCCGGCTGCGGTGACGACGACTCCAATGGAACGACTGGAACGACGGGCTCCGGCGGCAGCTCATCCACCTCGAGCAGCGCCGCCAGCACGGGCGGCGGCGGCACGGACGAAGGCGGCGGAGGCGGCGGCGGCGGCGGCGCGGATCCCGGCACGACCTCGTCGAGCGCGGGCGGCGCCGGCGGCGGAGACCCCTCCAGCGATACCATCCGCTTCATCGGGCGCTTCGATACGACGAACGCCGAGGGCCCCCGCTTCTCCTGGGCAGGCAGCGCGATCGTCACGCGGTTCTCGGGGACGTCGCTCGGCGTCCGCTTCAACGACGAGTCGACCGCGGCTCAATCCAACTTCTTCCAGGTGGTGATCGACGGCGAGGCGAAGGGCGTCCTCAAGGTCAACAGCGAGGAGGAGCTCTACACGGTCGCAGATGGGCTACCCGACGGCGAGCACGACCTCGTGCTCCACCGCCGCACCGAGCCGCTGGTCGGCGTGTCGCAGTTCCTCGAGTTCGTCCCGGAGCAGGGCGAGGCGCTCCTGCCGGTCCCGGCGGCGCCCGCGCGCCGGATCGAGGTGATCGGCGACTCGATCTCCGCCGGCTACGGCGTCGATGGGGCCAACGAGACTTGCCCGTTCACGAGCGATACGGAGAACAACTACCTCGCCTACAGCGCGCTGACAGGGCGGCTCGTCGGGGCCGACACCACGATCGTCGCGTGGTCCGGCAGAGGCGTGTACCGGAACTACGACGGTGAAGTCGCGCCCACCATGCCCGAGATCTATGGCCGGACGATCGCCGACGAGGAGCAGCCCGCATGGAACTTCTCGTCCTGGGTGCCGCAGGTCGTGGTGATCAACCTGGGCACGAACGACTTCAGCATCAACGTCCCGGGCGACGCCCAGTTCCGTGGACCGTTCACCGAGGCCTACGCGGGCCTCGTCGAGACGGTCAGAACGAACTATCCGGACGCGTTCATCTTCTGCACCATCGGGCCCATGCTGAGCGACTCGTACCCGGAAGGCGCCGAGGCGCTCACCAGGGCGCGCGCCTACATCGGCCAGGTGGTGGAGGACCGGAACGACGACGGCGACGACAAGGTG